The following proteins are co-located in the Solenopsis invicta isolate M01_SB chromosome 7, UNIL_Sinv_3.0, whole genome shotgun sequence genome:
- the LOC105197974 gene encoding probable 39S ribosomal protein L49, mitochondrial, translating to MAALRQIFARGNLAALSIPVARRPLNRLAPLIPQIQQRWSSYKSSSKYTTPEDYTDYDITKDPNEWKYVERVLGYKIIPKPPTGNVKLPSGYKLASAAPTNYPYFIERTKNYMQPVYLTRNPRGYKKITKIAKIQGDIWALERDMKQYVEECMKKKIASQIHEFAGVIKFKGDCVNRVKEWMDMKGF from the exons ATGGCCGCCCTTCGTCAGATTTTCGCACGCGGTAACCTCGCCGCGCTCTCGATTCCCGTAGCCCGACGACCACTGAATCGTTTAGCACCCTTGATCCCTCAG ATTCAACAGAGATGGAGTAGCTACAAATCCTCCTCCAAATATACAACGCCGGAAGATTATACAGATTACGACATTACAAAAGATCCAAACGAATGGAAATATGTAGAGCGTGTACTTGGATACAAAATTATACCCAAACCTCCCACTGGAAATGTCAAACTCCCATCTGGCTATAAATTAGCATCTG CTGCTCCTACAAATTATCCCTATTTCATAGAACGTACAAAAAATTACATGCAACCTGTATATTTGACTAGAAATCCTAGGGGATACaaaaagattacaaaaattGCTAAAATTCAAGGAGATATATGGGCATTGGAACGTGATATGAAACAATATGTAGAGGAatgtatgaaaaagaaaattgctaGTCAAATACATGAATTTGCAggtgtaattaaatttaaaggtgACTGTGTTAATCGTGTTAAAGAGTGGATGGACATGAAaggtttctaa